From Rhodothermales bacterium, a single genomic window includes:
- a CDS encoding arylsulfatase, producing MQPDIKLKISRLLLVGVLGLLAGSANDTAVPDSPADPPNILLVMTDDQGWGDIRSHGNAAIDTPVMDRLAREGVRFERFYVSPVCAPTRASLLTGRDALRTGVHGVTRAHETMRAEEVTLAEALRDAGYATGMFGKWHNGAHYPYDPNGQGFDEFLGFTAGHWNNYFDTQLEHNGRLTRTAGYITDVLTDAAVQFIEQHRAAPFFAYVAYNAPHSPFQVPDAYYDKYIARGLDSQNASVYGMVENVDDNLGRLLDTLDQLELSRNTIVVFLTDNGPNGCDRYNGDMKGCKGHVDEGGVRVPLFVRWPAELPRDTVVRTLAAHIDVMPTLLDLAGVTPAVQPAFDGRSLAPLMRGEPAAWPDRELYSHWYGGGVVQPYPGSVRTERWRAVNKGGGWELYDMLNDPGQHVEVGAQYPEVVSRLDVAYRDWFARAASGNFDPIPTPIGYEERPTVTLPGHEAYLIPSPGAGINYDVAAGWANDWVTDWTDPAAYAMWPVDVVATGRYEITLLYTCPPAHVGGRLRVEIGGEALEKPVERAHDPLPVFSPDRVLRKEVYEKEWASLAMGTVRLEAGVTQLAVRAATMENGGTIDLKAVQLRRVR from the coding sequence ATGCAACCCGATATCAAGCTGAAAATCTCCCGACTCCTCCTCGTGGGCGTCCTCGGCCTTCTCGCCGGCTCGGCGAACGACACCGCTGTCCCGGACTCGCCGGCGGACCCTCCCAACATCCTGCTCGTCATGACCGACGACCAGGGCTGGGGGGATATCCGGTCCCACGGCAACGCGGCCATCGATACGCCGGTCATGGACCGCCTGGCGCGCGAAGGGGTCCGTTTCGAACGGTTCTACGTGAGCCCGGTCTGCGCCCCGACCCGGGCCAGCCTGCTCACCGGCCGCGATGCGCTGCGAACGGGCGTCCATGGCGTGACGCGGGCGCATGAGACCATGCGGGCGGAGGAGGTCACCCTCGCTGAAGCGCTCCGGGATGCCGGTTACGCCACCGGCATGTTCGGCAAATGGCATAACGGCGCGCATTACCCGTACGACCCCAACGGGCAGGGCTTCGACGAATTTCTGGGCTTCACCGCCGGCCACTGGAATAACTACTTCGATACGCAGCTGGAGCACAACGGCCGGCTCACCCGAACCGCCGGCTACATCACCGATGTGCTGACCGATGCCGCCGTACAGTTTATCGAGCAGCATCGCGCGGCCCCGTTTTTTGCCTACGTCGCCTACAACGCCCCGCACTCCCCGTTTCAGGTCCCGGATGCCTACTACGACAAGTACATCGCACGCGGTCTGGACAGCCAGAACGCATCCGTCTACGGCATGGTGGAGAATGTCGATGACAACCTCGGCAGGCTGCTCGACACGCTGGACCAGCTCGAACTGAGCCGCAACACTATCGTGGTGTTTCTGACGGATAACGGCCCGAACGGGTGCGATCGCTACAACGGCGACATGAAGGGATGCAAGGGGCATGTCGACGAAGGCGGCGTCCGCGTTCCGCTCTTCGTACGCTGGCCGGCCGAGCTGCCGCGCGACACCGTCGTCCGCACGCTGGCGGCGCACATCGACGTGATGCCTACCCTGCTGGATCTCGCCGGCGTGACGCCCGCCGTGCAACCCGCCTTCGACGGGCGCAGCCTGGCCCCCCTGATGCGCGGCGAACCGGCTGCCTGGCCCGACCGCGAACTGTATTCGCACTGGTATGGCGGCGGCGTGGTGCAGCCGTATCCGGGCTCCGTGCGCACCGAGCGCTGGCGAGCGGTGAACAAGGGCGGCGGCTGGGAGCTGTACGACATGCTCAACGATCCGGGGCAGCATGTCGAAGTGGGAGCGCAGTATCCGGAGGTGGTGTCCCGGCTGGATGTGGCGTACCGGGACTGGTTCGCGCGCGCGGCCTCCGGGAATTTCGATCCCATCCCGACCCCCATCGGCTACGAGGAACGCCCCACGGTGACGCTGCCGGGCCACGAGGCCTACCTCATCCCGTCGCCCGGCGCGGGGATCAACTACGACGTCGCCGCCGGCTGGGCGAACGACTGGGTGACGGACTGGACGGATCCGGCGGCCTACGCGATGTGGCCGGTGGATGTGGTGGCGACCGGTCGGTACGAGATCACCTTGCTCTACACCTGCCCGCCGGCCCATGTCGGCGGCCGGCTGCGTGTCGAGATCGGCGGTGAGGCCCTCGAAAAACCCGTCGAGCGGGCGCACGACCCCTTGCCGGTGTTCAGTCCGGACCGGGTGCTGCGCAAGGAGGTCTACGAGAAAGAGTGGGCGTCGCTCGCGATGGGGACGGTGCGCCTCGAGGCCGGGGTGACCCAGCTCGCTGTCCGTGCCGCGACGATGGAGAACGGCGGGACGATCGATCTCAAGGCAGTTCAGCTTCGGCGGGTGCGCTGA
- a CDS encoding glycosyl hydrolase: protein MPRFFAGLLAGLLFIVSLAGAQPAVAPSDYQDLAYRLIGPFRGGRTVGAVGIPDRPGVFFIGVNNGGVWKTENFGRTWNPIFDAAPTGSVGDIAVAPSNPEVIYVGSGEGLHRPDLSVGDGIFKTMDGGKTWRHIGLGDVQQVGRLVVHPTNPDVVYVAGLGHPYGPNEERGVYRTRNGGDTWERVLYRDVNTGAIQVEFDPADPNTVYAVLWEHREGPWENAAFSGANSGLFKSTDGGDTWTPLTAGLPGPAEGLGRIGIGIAPGDPSRLYATVDAGEHGGIYRSDDAGQSWRRVATDRRLWGRGGDFAEIRVHPRDADVVYVANVASYRSDDGGASWTSIKGAPGGDDYHRIWINPEQPDIMLFVADQGATITVDAGRTWSSWYNQPTAQLYHVSTDNGFPYMVYGGQQESGAIGVYSRGPGGQISFRDWMGVGSDEYAYVAPDPLNPDIVYGGRVVRFDKRTGQTQNVAPEALRSGQYRILRTMPLLFHPADPTMLLFATNVLWKTHSGGQSWEVISPDLSRENTELTESIGDFATPDLADTPRRGVIYAVGPSPRDADVIWAGTDDGLVHVTRDGGRTWSNVTPPALRPWDKVSQLVAGHFDRNTAYIAVNAIRRDDMRPHVYKTHDGGATWTHVAQGMNAMGPVNVVREDPKQPGLLFAGTEREVYFSADDGAHWHNLRQNMPASSIRDLVIHDNDLVVGTHGRSIWILDDIAPLRELAEATRSASAHLFSPQPAYRVRWNMFSDTPLPPEEPTGENPPDGAVLDYRLPADARHVELTILDRAGAVVRRYASDDAAEPVDTTALPHPTYWIRPAQTLGTGAGHHRFVWDLRYAPPRGSEREFAIAAVYKNTPSGPPGPYVHPGEYTVRLTVDGVSQEGRITVRLDPRVSIDAAALRRQSTLAMACYAGYHRLQDIVEAIDALPQTGRGAARLREQAMALRGRGAAGNPDITYGSISAAPADRETLIGLQYKFLHAIAVLQSADAAPTTQLEDAVTQLLASEQAVTARWEALR, encoded by the coding sequence ATGCCTCGATTTTTCGCCGGCCTCCTTGCCGGCCTGCTGTTCATCGTCTCCCTCGCCGGCGCCCAGCCGGCTGTTGCACCGTCGGATTATCAGGACCTTGCCTACCGGTTGATCGGCCCCTTCCGCGGCGGCCGCACCGTCGGCGCCGTGGGGATACCGGATCGCCCCGGGGTTTTCTTCATCGGCGTCAACAACGGCGGGGTCTGGAAGACCGAAAACTTCGGCCGCACCTGGAATCCGATCTTCGATGCGGCCCCGACCGGCTCGGTAGGGGATATCGCCGTGGCGCCGTCGAACCCGGAGGTTATTTATGTGGGATCCGGGGAGGGATTGCACCGCCCCGACCTGAGCGTCGGCGACGGCATCTTCAAGACGATGGATGGCGGCAAAACCTGGCGCCATATCGGACTGGGCGACGTGCAGCAGGTCGGCCGGCTGGTGGTGCATCCCACCAACCCGGATGTCGTCTACGTCGCCGGCCTCGGTCATCCGTACGGGCCCAACGAGGAACGCGGCGTCTACCGGACGCGAAACGGCGGCGACACGTGGGAGCGCGTGCTCTACCGCGACGTGAATACCGGCGCCATCCAGGTCGAGTTCGATCCGGCCGATCCGAATACCGTCTACGCCGTGCTCTGGGAGCATCGCGAAGGACCCTGGGAAAACGCGGCGTTTTCCGGGGCGAACAGCGGCCTGTTCAAATCGACCGACGGTGGCGATACCTGGACGCCGCTGACGGCGGGGCTGCCCGGGCCGGCGGAAGGCCTCGGCCGCATCGGCATAGGCATCGCGCCGGGCGATCCGAGCCGGCTCTACGCCACCGTCGATGCCGGCGAGCACGGCGGCATCTACCGGTCCGACGACGCCGGCCAGTCGTGGCGCCGGGTGGCCACCGACCGCCGGCTCTGGGGACGCGGCGGCGACTTCGCCGAGATCCGCGTCCATCCCCGCGATGCCGATGTCGTGTATGTCGCCAACGTCGCCTCCTACCGCTCCGACGACGGCGGGGCCTCGTGGACGTCGATCAAGGGCGCACCCGGCGGCGACGACTACCACCGCATCTGGATCAACCCCGAACAGCCGGACATCATGCTGTTTGTGGCCGACCAGGGGGCCACGATCACGGTCGACGCCGGCCGGACCTGGTCGTCCTGGTATAACCAGCCCACCGCCCAACTCTACCACGTCAGCACCGACAACGGCTTTCCTTATATGGTCTATGGCGGCCAGCAGGAGAGCGGCGCCATCGGCGTCTACAGCCGGGGCCCGGGCGGCCAGATTTCGTTTCGCGACTGGATGGGCGTCGGGTCCGACGAGTACGCGTACGTCGCGCCCGACCCCCTCAACCCGGACATCGTGTATGGCGGACGGGTTGTGCGCTTCGACAAACGCACGGGGCAGACCCAGAACGTGGCGCCGGAGGCGCTGCGTTCCGGGCAGTACCGCATCCTGCGCACCATGCCGCTGCTGTTCCATCCGGCCGATCCCACCATGCTGCTGTTCGCGACCAATGTGCTCTGGAAGACGCACTCGGGCGGGCAGTCCTGGGAAGTGATCAGCCCCGATCTCTCCCGCGAGAACACCGAGCTGACCGAAAGCATCGGTGACTTCGCGACGCCCGACCTGGCCGATACACCGCGGCGCGGCGTCATCTACGCCGTCGGCCCGTCTCCGCGCGATGCCGACGTGATCTGGGCCGGCACCGACGACGGACTCGTCCATGTGACGCGCGACGGCGGGCGGACCTGGAGCAACGTGACGCCGCCGGCCCTGCGTCCGTGGGACAAGGTCTCGCAGCTGGTCGCCGGCCATTTCGATCGCAACACCGCGTATATCGCGGTCAACGCCATCCGGCGGGACGACATGCGCCCGCATGTCTACAAAACACACGACGGCGGGGCGACGTGGACGCATGTCGCGCAGGGGATGAACGCCATGGGGCCGGTCAACGTGGTGCGCGAGGATCCGAAGCAGCCGGGCCTGCTCTTCGCCGGCACCGAGCGGGAAGTCTATTTCTCCGCCGACGACGGGGCGCACTGGCACAACCTGCGCCAGAACATGCCGGCGTCCTCCATTCGCGATCTGGTCATCCATGATAACGACCTCGTCGTGGGCACGCACGGCCGCTCGATCTGGATCCTGGACGACATCGCGCCGCTGCGGGAACTGGCCGAGGCCACGCGTTCGGCCAGCGCCCATCTGTTTTCGCCGCAGCCGGCGTACCGCGTCCGCTGGAACATGTTTTCGGATACGCCCCTACCGCCTGAAGAGCCTACCGGCGAGAACCCGCCGGACGGGGCGGTGCTCGACTACCGGCTGCCGGCGGATGCCCGGCATGTCGAGCTGACGATCCTCGATCGCGCCGGCGCCGTCGTGCGCCGTTATGCCAGCGACGATGCCGCCGAGCCTGTCGATACGACGGCGCTGCCGCATCCGACGTACTGGATCCGGCCGGCGCAAACGCTCGGCACCGGGGCCGGGCATCACCGGTTTGTCTGGGATCTTCGCTATGCGCCGCCGCGCGGAAGCGAGCGGGAATTCGCCATCGCGGCGGTCTACAAAAACACGCCCAGCGGGCCGCCGGGGCCGTACGTCCATCCGGGCGAATACACCGTGCGCCTTACCGTCGATGGCGTGAGCCAGGAGGGCCGCATCACGGTGCGCCTCGATCCCCGCGTGTCGATCGACGCCGCGGCACTGCGCCGGCAATCGACGCTCGCCATGGCATGTTATGCTGGATATCACCGTCTGCAGGACATCGTGGAAGCGATCGACGCGCTGCCGCAAACCGGCCGTGGCGCCGCACGCCTGCGGGAACAGGCCATGGCGCTCCGGGGTCGCGGGGCGGCCGGCAATCCGGATATCACGTACGGGAGCATCTCCGCCGCGCCGGCCGATCGCGAGACGCTGATTGGGCTCCAGTACAAGTTCCTGCATGCCATCGCCGTGCTCCAGAGCGCCGACGCGGCGCCGACGACCCAGCTCGAGGATGCGGTAACGCAGTTGCTGGCATCCGAGCAGGCGGTCACTGCGCGGTGGGAGGCCTTGCGGTAA
- a CDS encoding Ldh family oxidoreductase, translating to MSTTTRRFPADRLLGFVESVFIHYEIPAPAAREAARILVSADLRGIDSHGVARLRAYVELLDAGAINPRPDIRILRQTRSTATVDGDNGLGLVVGPYANRLAIEKARDVGSGWVSVCNSNHYGIAGHYPLEALEHGVIGISMTNTGPSVTPLWGAQRMLGTNPIAIAFPGEEEPPIVIDLATSVVAFGKIEIAHRKQEPIPEGWALDREGNPITDPARMMDGGLLLPLGSTRDMGGHKGYGLSAMVDILCGVLSGANWGPFAPPFAAKMAQDDARVGRGIGHFFGAMDLAGFIDPATFKRQIDHWIRTFRATKPAPGTDGPLIPGDPEREAEADRGVNGIPLLPPVVEDLRAVGLRCGVAFP from the coding sequence ATGAGCACGACGACGCGCCGTTTTCCGGCCGACCGCCTGCTCGGGTTCGTCGAATCCGTCTTCATCCACTACGAGATCCCGGCGCCGGCGGCGCGCGAGGCGGCCCGCATCCTGGTCTCGGCCGACTTGCGGGGCATCGACTCCCACGGCGTGGCGCGGTTGAGGGCGTATGTCGAACTCCTCGACGCCGGCGCCATCAATCCGCGTCCGGACATCCGCATCCTCCGCCAGACGCGCAGCACGGCGACCGTGGATGGCGACAACGGGCTCGGGCTCGTCGTCGGCCCCTACGCCAACCGGCTGGCGATCGAGAAAGCCCGCGATGTGGGGTCGGGATGGGTCAGCGTCTGCAACTCGAACCACTACGGCATCGCCGGCCACTACCCCCTCGAAGCGCTGGAGCACGGGGTGATCGGCATCTCCATGACCAACACAGGTCCGAGCGTAACGCCGCTCTGGGGCGCGCAGCGCATGCTGGGCACCAACCCGATCGCCATCGCCTTCCCGGGCGAAGAGGAGCCGCCGATCGTGATCGACCTCGCGACGAGCGTCGTCGCCTTCGGCAAGATCGAGATCGCCCATCGCAAGCAGGAGCCGATCCCCGAGGGCTGGGCGCTCGACCGGGAGGGCAACCCGATCACCGACCCGGCGCGGATGATGGACGGCGGTCTGCTGCTTCCCCTCGGGTCGACCCGCGACATGGGCGGCCACAAGGGCTACGGGCTCTCGGCGATGGTCGACATCCTGTGCGGCGTGTTGAGCGGCGCCAACTGGGGTCCGTTCGCCCCGCCCTTCGCCGCGAAGATGGCGCAGGACGACGCGCGGGTCGGCCGCGGCATCGGCCATTTTTTTGGCGCGATGGACCTCGCCGGCTTCATCGACCCCGCCACTTTCAAGCGCCAGATCGACCACTGGATCCGCACCTTCCGCGCGACAAAACCCGCCCCGGGCACCGACGGTCCGCTCATTCCCGGCGACCCGGAGCGCGAGGCCGAGGCGGACCGGGGCGTCAACGGCATCCCGCTGCTCCCGCCCGTCGTGGAGGACCTGCGGGCGGTCGGACTGCGATGCGGCGTGGCCTTTCCCTGA
- the lhgO gene encoding L-2-hydroxyglutarate oxidase, producing MRYDVAIVGAGIVGLATGYQLGLRHPGLRIVLLEKEAAVAQHQTGHNSGVLHSGIYYKPGSLKAQNCREGKLAMQRFCETESIPFALIGKVIVATSERELPMLDAILERGQANGVRCEKISRERLLELEPHVAGIQAIHVPEAGIVDYKAVSRRLAACIQERGGQVMTQAEVLNLVDRPDAVTLETRAGTVEARHVVNCGGLYSDRVVSRSGGEPGYKIVPFRGEYFELVPEAEHLCRTLIYPVPDPSFPFLGVHFTRMIGGGVECGPNAVLAFAREGYSKRVVRPGELLETLAYSGFRKLAAKHWRTGAGEMWRSFSKGAFVRALQVLVPEIRAEHLHRAPAGVRAQAVAPDGKMVDDFLIRESGRLLHVCNAPSPAATASLNIGRLVVERLEASLDA from the coding sequence ATGCGTTATGATGTCGCCATTGTCGGAGCCGGCATCGTCGGCCTCGCGACGGGCTATCAACTCGGGCTCCGGCATCCGGGGCTCCGCATCGTGCTGCTGGAAAAAGAAGCGGCCGTCGCGCAGCACCAGACCGGGCACAACTCGGGCGTGCTCCATTCCGGCATCTATTACAAGCCGGGCTCGCTCAAGGCGCAGAACTGCCGCGAAGGGAAGCTGGCCATGCAGCGGTTCTGCGAAACGGAGTCCATCCCCTTCGCCCTCATCGGCAAAGTCATCGTGGCGACGTCCGAGCGCGAACTTCCCATGCTCGACGCCATCCTTGAACGGGGCCAGGCGAATGGCGTGCGCTGCGAAAAGATCTCCCGCGAACGCCTGCTGGAGCTGGAGCCCCATGTCGCCGGCATCCAGGCGATCCATGTGCCCGAGGCCGGGATCGTGGACTACAAGGCCGTCAGCCGGCGACTCGCCGCGTGCATCCAGGAACGCGGCGGGCAGGTGATGACCCAGGCGGAAGTACTGAACCTGGTGGACCGCCCCGACGCCGTCACGCTCGAAACCCGCGCCGGCACCGTCGAGGCCCGGCATGTGGTGAACTGCGGCGGGCTGTATTCGGATCGGGTCGTAAGCCGCAGCGGCGGCGAACCCGGCTATAAGATCGTCCCCTTCCGCGGCGAATATTTCGAGCTGGTGCCCGAAGCGGAGCATCTGTGCCGCACGCTCATCTATCCGGTGCCGGACCCCAGCTTCCCGTTTCTCGGCGTCCATTTCACGCGGATGATCGGCGGTGGCGTCGAGTGCGGGCCAAACGCCGTGCTCGCCTTCGCGCGCGAGGGCTACTCGAAGCGGGTCGTGCGCCCCGGCGAATTGCTCGAAACGCTGGCCTACAGCGGCTTCCGGAAGCTGGCGGCGAAACACTGGCGGACCGGCGCCGGCGAGATGTGGCGCTCGTTCAGCAAGGGAGCCTTTGTGCGCGCGCTGCAGGTGCTCGTCCCCGAGATCCGCGCCGAGCACCTGCACCGGGCGCCGGCCGGCGTCCGCGCCCAGGCCGTCGCCCCGGACGGCAAGATGGTCGACGACTTCCTCATCCGCGAGAGCGGCCGCCTGCTGCATGTGTGCAACGCGCCCTCGCCGGCCGCGACGGCCTCGCTGAACATCGGCCGTCTCGTCGTGGAGCGGCTCGAAGCCTCCCTCGACGCATGA
- the queE gene encoding 7-carboxy-7-deazaguanine synthase encodes MSYAVKEIYYTLQGEGAQTGRPAVFLRFAGCNLWTGREADRASAVCTFCDTDFVGMDGENGGRYEAGALAERVASLWPAGMPARYVVCTGGEPLLQLNEPLIEALHGQGFEVGVETNGTVAPPGGLDWVCVSPKAGADLVVRQGDELKLVYPQIAAMPERFAGLAFAHFFLQPMDGPDRVAHTDAAMAYCLANPPWRLSLQTHKLLGIP; translated from the coding sequence ATGTCCTACGCCGTCAAGGAGATTTATTACACCCTGCAGGGGGAGGGGGCGCAGACGGGCCGGCCGGCGGTGTTTCTGCGCTTTGCCGGGTGCAACCTGTGGACCGGCCGGGAGGCCGACCGCGCGTCGGCCGTATGCACGTTTTGCGATACCGACTTTGTGGGGATGGATGGGGAGAACGGCGGCCGCTACGAGGCCGGCGCGCTGGCCGAACGGGTGGCGTCGCTGTGGCCGGCGGGGATGCCGGCGCGGTACGTGGTCTGTACCGGCGGCGAGCCGTTATTGCAACTGAATGAGCCGCTGATCGAGGCTTTGCACGGGCAGGGGTTCGAGGTGGGGGTGGAGACCAACGGCACGGTGGCGCCGCCGGGGGGGCTGGACTGGGTGTGCGTGAGCCCGAAAGCCGGCGCCGACCTGGTTGTCCGGCAGGGCGATGAGCTGAAGCTGGTCTATCCCCAGATCGCCGCCATGCCCGAGCGATTCGCCGGCCTGGCGTTTGCGCATTTTTTCCTCCAACCGATGGACGGACCGGACCGGGTCGCCCATACCGACGCGGCGATGGCCTACTGCCTGGCCAACCCTCCCTGGCGGCTCAGCCTCCAGACGCACAAGCTGCTCGGGATTCCGTAG
- a CDS encoding secondary thiamine-phosphate synthase enzyme YjbQ, with product MRWIQHEIALQPRPRGFHLITPEIVRHVPELAEIRVGMAHVFILHTSASLTINENADPDVRTDMEAYFNRAVPENAPYFEHTIEGPDDMPAHIKAAMLGSGLTIPVSDGRLRLGTWQGIYLCEHRDRGGARRVVVTVWGEEMRR from the coding sequence ATGCGCTGGATCCAACACGAAATCGCCCTGCAACCGCGTCCGCGCGGGTTTCATCTGATCACGCCGGAGATCGTCCGGCACGTGCCGGAACTGGCGGAAATCCGGGTGGGGATGGCGCACGTGTTCATCCTGCATACCTCGGCCTCCCTGACGATCAACGAAAACGCGGATCCGGACGTGCGGACGGACATGGAGGCGTACTTCAACCGCGCCGTGCCCGAAAACGCGCCGTATTTCGAGCACACGATCGAAGGGCCGGACGACATGCCGGCGCACATCAAGGCCGCCATGCTGGGCAGCGGGCTCACGATCCCGGTGTCGGACGGCCGCCTGCGGCTCGGTACCTGGCAGGGGATCTACCTCTGCGAACACCGCGACCGGGGCGGCGCGAGGCGGGTGGTGGTGACGGTATGGGGCGAGGAAATGCGGCGGTGA
- a CDS encoding HAMP domain-containing sensor histidine kinase, which produces MNPLLLPPTLLAQLDMAVLRRENDGRFVLLGEAPYWLRDIHPKLNTDGAPWQPADHLLYLGHFIEEAETIWAGDGTAQLVSDIWTEEASSGKEWLLEATALKMDGQNLLLIKFPSSDFKTLRSVYQEARDQGLRQYNLLKEIDKREVLLHCTVHDLSAPLAGIRASLWLLQEDEMVKPVGEEFLSIGLEQVDKMQGLIQETLTTFSTRSKPLLQTAANLEDAPNIEESIREVTDALTAMASLKNVNFRISLEGPPDTSWQVAGDHARLERILFNLMENALRHTRDGSFIAVRLRDEGNAIRVSIKDQGEGVPPEMMNALFEKFSQGGKNAGKVGLGLYFCRITVEDWGGQIGCLPNMRDGACFWFTLPKAGLEVQNAVKNAK; this is translated from the coding sequence ATGAACCCTCTGTTGCTTCCGCCGACCCTGCTGGCCCAGCTCGACATGGCCGTCTTGCGGCGCGAGAACGACGGGCGATTCGTCCTTCTCGGCGAAGCCCCGTACTGGCTTCGCGACATCCATCCCAAACTGAATACCGACGGGGCCCCCTGGCAGCCGGCGGACCATCTGCTTTACCTCGGCCATTTTATCGAAGAAGCCGAGACGATCTGGGCCGGCGACGGCACGGCCCAGCTGGTGTCGGACATCTGGACCGAGGAGGCCTCCTCCGGCAAGGAGTGGCTCCTCGAGGCGACCGCGCTCAAGATGGACGGCCAGAATCTCCTCCTGATCAAGTTTCCGTCGAGCGATTTCAAAACGCTCCGGAGCGTCTATCAGGAGGCGCGCGACCAGGGACTGCGGCAGTACAACCTGCTGAAAGAGATCGACAAGCGCGAGGTGCTGCTGCACTGCACGGTGCACGACCTCTCCGCCCCGCTCGCCGGCATCCGCGCGAGCCTGTGGCTCCTGCAGGAAGACGAGATGGTCAAACCCGTCGGCGAGGAATTCCTGTCCATCGGCCTCGAACAGGTCGACAAGATGCAGGGCCTGATCCAGGAGACGCTCACGACGTTCTCCACCCGCTCCAAGCCGCTGCTGCAAACCGCCGCCAACCTCGAGGACGCGCCCAACATCGAGGAGAGCATCCGCGAGGTGACCGACGCGCTCACGGCGATGGCCTCGCTGAAGAACGTGAACTTCCGGATTTCGCTCGAGGGCCCGCCCGATACCTCCTGGCAGGTCGCCGGCGACCATGCCCGGCTCGAACGGATTCTGTTCAACCTGATGGAAAACGCCCTGCGGCATACCCGCGACGGCTCCTTCATCGCCGTGCGCCTCCGCGACGAGGGCAACGCTATCCGGGTAAGCATCAAGGACCAGGGCGAGGGCGTCCCGCCGGAGATGATGAACGCGCTGTTCGAGAAGTTCTCACAGGGCGGTAAAAACGCCGGCAAGGTCGGCCTCGGCCTCTATTTCTGCCGCATCACCGTCGAGGACTGGGGCGGCCAGATCGGCTGCCTGCCCAATATGCGCGACGGCGCCTGCTTCTGGTTCACCCTGCCGAAAGCGGGGCTCGAAGTGCAGAACGCTGTGAAAAACGCGAAATAA
- a CDS encoding Rab family GTPase: MTQKKICTLGTSAVGKSSLVARFVKGIFSDQYLTTIGVKIDKKSVTAKGQKVDLLIWDLNGEDRFQKLSMNYLRGTAGYLLVIDGTRRSTMDAALALHHKAQATIGEVPFVVLINKADVANEWEIREEEIADMRARGWTIQQTSAKTGAGVEKAFTDLAHKLV; this comes from the coding sequence ATGACCCAGAAAAAGATCTGTACGCTCGGTACATCGGCTGTCGGCAAGAGCAGCCTCGTCGCCCGATTCGTGAAAGGGATCTTCTCCGACCAGTACCTCACGACCATCGGCGTAAAAATCGACAAGAAATCGGTCACGGCGAAAGGACAGAAGGTCGACCTCCTCATATGGGACCTCAACGGGGAGGATCGATTCCAAAAACTCTCCATGAACTACCTTCGCGGGACGGCCGGATATTTGTTAGTGATCGACGGCACGCGGCGCTCCACGATGGATGCCGCGCTCGCCCTGCACCACAAGGCCCAGGCTACCATCGGCGAGGTGCCTTTCGTGGTGTTGATCAACAAAGCGGACGTCGCCAACGAATGGGAAATTCGTGAGGAGGAGATCGCCGACATGCGGGCGCGGGGCTGGACCATCCAGCAGACCAGCGCGAAAACCGGCGCCGGCGTGGAGAAAGCCTTCACCGACCTCGCTCACAAGCTCGTTTAA